Proteins encoded in a region of the Lepisosteus oculatus isolate fLepOcu1 chromosome 23, fLepOcu1.hap2, whole genome shotgun sequence genome:
- the LOC102685166 gene encoding T-cell surface glycoprotein CD4-like isoform X2 — translation MNFYKKLFFFVVMMSFQTACVGQEEVVVYGVAKGSVTLPHNKWGGQRVSVLWTFGTSASSIATEVYYQSFSGTPRIGPKLAKRLSLSPGTPSLTIRELQDTDFGYYKLQLTEYSQNTHTIYRLYKIEVSSPQPSTLLATEDFSLKCVVDSSSARTVTTWFSPTDKELTPGGRISYSETESQLTVRNASRSDTGNWGCVVQYNQKSTTATHGITVVDLNAHSQVIYSSSISKSVLLPCSLSPGLTFKDVKNVGLQSGEWIFTPKTAKHPFTLTSLNLQEEKPTWSIPQNPKLNVSVIRDDNRNFSLIINQPPLENAGLYRCTLKFKNKLELQSTVDLRLLRVVRDVNATLYEGQDVNLTCTVDSILDPSFNVTWAPPRLSKAQLQEVRLTEGSRLTIRSTSEGDSGKWKCSLEKDGNTVISVALKLKIEKVPVDVWLVVLGCAAIFIFTCLIVIIVRLIRRYQQNRGFRRAKRRRTRYCRCEHPKPRGFYHT, via the exons ATGAACTTTTACAAGAAGctatttttctttgtggtcATGATGAGTTTTCAGACTG caTGCGTGGGACAGGAGGAGGTGGTGGTGTATGGTGTGGCGAAGGGATCCGTCACTCTGCCTCACAACAAGTGGGGGGGTCAGCGGGTCAGCGTATTGTGGACCTTTGGGACGAGCGCATCGTCCATCGCCACTGAAGTGTACTACCAGAGCTTCAGTGGCACACCCAGAATCG GTCCCAAGCTGGCAAAAAGACTGTCCTTGTCCCCAGGTACTCCCAGTCTCACCATCAGAGAACTGCAGGACACCGACTTTGGTTACTATAAGCTTCAGCTAACCGAATACAGCCAAAATACTCACACCATCTACAGACTCTACAAGATTGAAG TGTCATCTCCCCAGCCCTCCACTCTTCTGGCCACAGAGGACTTCTCCCTGAAATGTGTGGTGGATAGCAGTTCTGCTAGAACAGTCACCACCTGGTTCAGCCCCACAGACAAGGAGTTGACACCAGGGGGCCGGATTTCGTACTCCGAAACAGAGAGCCAGTTGACGGTTCGGAATGCGAGCCGCAGTGACACCGGCAACTGGGGATGTGTTGTCCAATACAACCAGAAAAGCACTACCGCTACCCATGGTATCACCGttgtag ATCTTAATGCCCACTCTCAAGTCATCTATTCCTCCAGTATCTCCAAGTCAGTCCTCctgccctgctctctgtctcctGGCCTGACCTTCAAAGATGTGAAAAATGTGGGCCTTCAAAGTGGCGAGTGGATTTTCACCCCCAAAACTGCAAAGCATCCCTTTACTCTGACCTCCCTAAATTTGCAAGAAGAAAAGCCTACCTGGAGCATCCCACAGAACCCTAAATTGAATGTCAGTGTGATCCGAGATGACAACAGGAATTTTTCCCTCATAATTAACCAGCCACCATTAGAAAACGCTGGGCTCTATAGGTGCACTTTGAAGTTTAAAAACAAGTTGGAACTCCAGAGCACAGTGGACCTACGCTTATTGAGAG TTGTCAGAGACGTCAACGCGACCCTGTATGAAGGTCAGGATGTCAATCTGACCTGCACTGTCGACAGCATCTTAGACCCCAGCTTTAATGTCACAtgggctcctccccgactgtcCAAGGCCCAGCTGCAGGAGGTCCGTCTCACTGAGGGCTCCAGGCTGACCATCAGGAGTACCAGCGAGGGGGACAGTGGGAAATGGAAGTGCAGCCTAGAGAAGGATGGAAACACTGTGATCAGTGTGGCGCTGAAGCTGAAAATAG AGAAGGTTCCTGTGGATGTGTGGCTGGTGGTACTGGGCTGTGCAGCCATCTTCATCTTCACCTGTCTCATCGTCATCATTGTCCGCCTTATACGGAGATACCAGCAG AATCGGGGCTTCAGAAGAGCCAAGAGGCGGAGAACCAGATATTGCCGCTGCGAACA CCCCAAGCCCAGAGGATTCTACCATACATGA
- the LOC102685166 gene encoding T-cell surface glycoprotein CD4-like isoform X1: MYNKIQRHTDGTMNFYKKLFFFVVMMSFQTACVGQEEVVVYGVAKGSVTLPHNKWGGQRVSVLWTFGTSASSIATEVYYQSFSGTPRIGPKLAKRLSLSPGTPSLTIRELQDTDFGYYKLQLTEYSQNTHTIYRLYKIEVSSPQPSTLLATEDFSLKCVVDSSSARTVTTWFSPTDKELTPGGRISYSETESQLTVRNASRSDTGNWGCVVQYNQKSTTATHGITVVDLNAHSQVIYSSSISKSVLLPCSLSPGLTFKDVKNVGLQSGEWIFTPKTAKHPFTLTSLNLQEEKPTWSIPQNPKLNVSVIRDDNRNFSLIINQPPLENAGLYRCTLKFKNKLELQSTVDLRLLRVVRDVNATLYEGQDVNLTCTVDSILDPSFNVTWAPPRLSKAQLQEVRLTEGSRLTIRSTSEGDSGKWKCSLEKDGNTVISVALKLKIEKVPVDVWLVVLGCAAIFIFTCLIVIIVRLIRRYQQNRGFRRAKRRRTRYCRCEHPKPRGFYHT, translated from the exons atccaGAGGCACACAGATGGTACAATGAACTTTTACAAGAAGctatttttctttgtggtcATGATGAGTTTTCAGACTG caTGCGTGGGACAGGAGGAGGTGGTGGTGTATGGTGTGGCGAAGGGATCCGTCACTCTGCCTCACAACAAGTGGGGGGGTCAGCGGGTCAGCGTATTGTGGACCTTTGGGACGAGCGCATCGTCCATCGCCACTGAAGTGTACTACCAGAGCTTCAGTGGCACACCCAGAATCG GTCCCAAGCTGGCAAAAAGACTGTCCTTGTCCCCAGGTACTCCCAGTCTCACCATCAGAGAACTGCAGGACACCGACTTTGGTTACTATAAGCTTCAGCTAACCGAATACAGCCAAAATACTCACACCATCTACAGACTCTACAAGATTGAAG TGTCATCTCCCCAGCCCTCCACTCTTCTGGCCACAGAGGACTTCTCCCTGAAATGTGTGGTGGATAGCAGTTCTGCTAGAACAGTCACCACCTGGTTCAGCCCCACAGACAAGGAGTTGACACCAGGGGGCCGGATTTCGTACTCCGAAACAGAGAGCCAGTTGACGGTTCGGAATGCGAGCCGCAGTGACACCGGCAACTGGGGATGTGTTGTCCAATACAACCAGAAAAGCACTACCGCTACCCATGGTATCACCGttgtag ATCTTAATGCCCACTCTCAAGTCATCTATTCCTCCAGTATCTCCAAGTCAGTCCTCctgccctgctctctgtctcctGGCCTGACCTTCAAAGATGTGAAAAATGTGGGCCTTCAAAGTGGCGAGTGGATTTTCACCCCCAAAACTGCAAAGCATCCCTTTACTCTGACCTCCCTAAATTTGCAAGAAGAAAAGCCTACCTGGAGCATCCCACAGAACCCTAAATTGAATGTCAGTGTGATCCGAGATGACAACAGGAATTTTTCCCTCATAATTAACCAGCCACCATTAGAAAACGCTGGGCTCTATAGGTGCACTTTGAAGTTTAAAAACAAGTTGGAACTCCAGAGCACAGTGGACCTACGCTTATTGAGAG TTGTCAGAGACGTCAACGCGACCCTGTATGAAGGTCAGGATGTCAATCTGACCTGCACTGTCGACAGCATCTTAGACCCCAGCTTTAATGTCACAtgggctcctccccgactgtcCAAGGCCCAGCTGCAGGAGGTCCGTCTCACTGAGGGCTCCAGGCTGACCATCAGGAGTACCAGCGAGGGGGACAGTGGGAAATGGAAGTGCAGCCTAGAGAAGGATGGAAACACTGTGATCAGTGTGGCGCTGAAGCTGAAAATAG AGAAGGTTCCTGTGGATGTGTGGCTGGTGGTACTGGGCTGTGCAGCCATCTTCATCTTCACCTGTCTCATCGTCATCATTGTCCGCCTTATACGGAGATACCAGCAG AATCGGGGCTTCAGAAGAGCCAAGAGGCGGAGAACCAGATATTGCCGCTGCGAACA CCCCAAGCCCAGAGGATTCTACCATACATGA
- the cldc1 gene encoding C-type lectin domain family 6 member A, with translation MDVSERYTSLQDYTEEMSTKSNRPILTSLNPDDSLQGMSSMKNNGQCVRRQCVILLTIALLLSIAANIAFGIVLSHQKSQQPCMSKLRSLNGSSAPACEEGRTEAALEFRYNHLQSRYTAVCQQYNSLAEKCPQPGTRVKVCQPCPVSWLLHEDRCYFFGKDKMQWNESRDSCVELGGRLVILLSHKQHDFLEQEAKKLGGFDYHYWIGLNDIEKEGDWRWVDNTPVNITYWNALESQPDNHLSGGLHGEDCAVLNSHSKSWFDVPCDFQYPRICEMSAVKI, from the exons ATGGATGTCAGTGAACGTTACACCAGCTTGCAAGACTACACTGAGGAAATGTCCACCAAGAGCAACCGGCCCATCCTAACATCCCTGAACCCTGATGACAGCCTGCAAG GCATGTCCTCCATGAAGAACAACGGCCAATGTGTGAGAAGACAGTGTGTGATTCTTCTCACCATAGCTCTTCTGCTGTCTATTGCTGCAAATATTGCCTTTGGCATTGTGT TATCTCACCAGAAGTCCCAGCAGCCCTGTATGTCAAAGCTGAGGTCTCTGAATGGCAGCAGTGCCCCTGCGTGTGAGGAAGGGAGGACAGAGGCGGCGCTCGAGTTCCGATACAACCACCTGCAGAGCCGATACACTGCAGTGTGTCAGCAGTATAACAGCCTGGCCGAAAAGTGTCCTCAGCCGGGTACTAGAG TGAAAGTGTGTCAGCCCTGCCCCGTCTCATGGCTCCTGCACGAAGACAGGTGTTACTTTTTCGGCAAAGACAAAATGCAGTGGAACGAGAGCCGTGACAGCTGTGTAGAGCTGGGAGGAAGGCTGGTCATCTTGCTGAGCCACAAACAGCAT GACTTCCTGGAGCAGGAGGCAAAGAAGCTCGGTGGGTTTGACTACCACTACTGGATCGGGCTGAACGACATTGAGAAAGAGGGGGACTGGAGATGGGTGGACAACACCCCCGTCAACATAAC CTACTGGAATGCACTCGAGTCGCAGCCTGACAATCACCTGTCCGGTGGGCTTCATGGGGAGGACTGCGCAGTGCTCAACTCTCATTCGAAATCCTGGTTCGACGTCCCCTGCGACTTCCAGTATCCACGCATCTGCGAAATGAGCGCTGTGAAGATCTGA